A stretch of the Streptosporangium sp. NBC_01755 genome encodes the following:
- a CDS encoding GuaB3 family IMP dehydrogenase-related protein, with product MTQVEIGRGKNGRRAYALDDIGIVPSRRTRDPEEVSIAWQIDAYRFELPVVVSPMDSVVSPKTAIEVGRLGGLAVLDLEGLWTRYEDPMPLLQEVAELKGEPATRRLQEIYNAPIKEELIGRRIEEIRAAGVATAVRLSPQRTVQYHKVVIDAGVDIFVIRGTTVSAEHVSGRAEPLNLKQFIYELDVPVVVGGCATYTAALHLMRTGAAGVLVGFGGGASHTTRTVLGVAVPMATAISDVAAARRDYMDESGGRYVHVIADGGMGTSGDIAKAIAVGADAVMVGSPLARAVEAPGQGFHWGSEAQHPDLPRGKRVEFGTIGTLEQILHGPSSVADGSMNLMGALKRTMATAGYSDLKEFQRVEVVVAPQVS from the coding sequence GACCCGGAGGAGGTCTCGATCGCCTGGCAGATCGACGCCTACCGCTTCGAGCTGCCCGTCGTGGTGAGCCCGATGGACAGCGTGGTCTCGCCGAAGACCGCCATCGAGGTCGGCAGGCTCGGCGGTCTCGCCGTGCTCGACCTCGAAGGGCTGTGGACCCGGTACGAGGACCCGATGCCGCTGCTGCAGGAGGTGGCCGAGCTCAAGGGGGAGCCCGCCACCAGGCGGCTGCAGGAGATCTACAACGCGCCGATCAAGGAAGAGCTGATCGGCCGCCGCATCGAGGAGATCCGGGCGGCCGGGGTGGCCACGGCGGTCCGGCTCTCCCCGCAGCGCACGGTCCAGTACCACAAGGTGGTCATCGACGCGGGCGTGGACATCTTCGTGATCCGCGGCACCACGGTCTCCGCCGAGCACGTCTCCGGCAGGGCCGAGCCGCTCAACCTCAAGCAGTTCATCTACGAGCTCGACGTCCCCGTGGTCGTCGGGGGATGCGCCACCTACACCGCGGCGCTGCACCTGATGCGGACCGGCGCGGCCGGGGTGCTCGTCGGCTTCGGCGGCGGCGCCTCGCACACCACCCGCACGGTGCTGGGTGTGGCGGTGCCGATGGCCACCGCGATCTCCGACGTGGCCGCCGCCCGCCGCGACTACATGGACGAGTCCGGTGGCCGTTACGTCCACGTCATCGCCGACGGCGGCATGGGCACCTCAGGCGACATCGCCAAGGCGATCGCGGTGGGCGCGGACGCGGTCATGGTCGGCTCGCCGCTGGCCAGGGCCGTCGAGGCCCCCGGCCAGGGCTTCCACTGGGGGTCGGAGGCGCAGCATCCCGATCTGCCCAGGGGCAAGCGGGTCGAGTTCGGCACGATCGGCACGCTGGAGCAGATCCTGCACGGCCCCTCCTCGGTGGCCGACGGTTCAATGAACCTGATGGGCGCGCTCAAGCGCACGATGGCCACCGCCGGATACTCCGACCTCAAGGAGTTCCAGCGGGTCGAGGTCGTCGTCGCCCCGCAGGTCAGCTGA
- the nagA gene encoding N-acetylglucosamine-6-phosphate deacetylase — protein MSITLADARIVTPEGVHGGWLTIEDGRITHVGQGSAPGPGLGLGGRYVVPGFVDIHNHGGAGGSFPTGDPEQASRAIELHARHGTTTLMASLVTASLDDLARTAAALADLCEDGLLAGIHLEGPYISAARCGAHNPALLREPSPQELAGLIRAGRGQVRMVTIAAELPGALDTVREATASGVIAALGHSDATYAQTIAGIEAGGSVATHLYNAMPPLHHRDPGPIAALLQDERVTVELINDGVHLHPAMTRLAFEVAGPGRTALITDAMAAAGMGDGLYGLGPMKVDVVDGVARLAEGGAIAGSTLTMDVAFRRAVREVGLSLAEASEIASLTPARVLGLADRLGSVSVGKQADLVVLTDELEVSGVMRRGSWITEPR, from the coding sequence ATGAGCATCACACTCGCTGACGCACGCATCGTGACCCCCGAAGGTGTCCACGGGGGCTGGCTCACCATTGAAGACGGCCGCATCACGCATGTGGGCCAGGGGTCCGCTCCGGGGCCGGGGCTCGGGCTGGGCGGCCGGTATGTCGTGCCGGGTTTCGTGGACATCCACAACCACGGCGGGGCGGGCGGCTCCTTTCCCACCGGCGATCCGGAGCAGGCGAGCCGGGCCATCGAGCTGCACGCCCGGCACGGCACCACCACGCTGATGGCCAGCCTGGTCACCGCATCCCTTGACGATCTGGCCAGGACCGCCGCCGCCCTTGCCGACCTGTGCGAGGACGGCCTGCTGGCCGGGATCCATCTTGAGGGCCCCTACATCTCCGCGGCCCGGTGCGGCGCGCACAACCCGGCGCTGCTGCGCGAGCCCTCGCCCCAGGAGCTCGCCGGGCTGATCAGGGCCGGGCGCGGCCAGGTGCGGATGGTCACCATCGCCGCCGAATTGCCCGGCGCGCTGGACACCGTACGGGAGGCGACGGCGAGCGGCGTGATCGCCGCCCTTGGCCACAGCGACGCCACCTACGCCCAGACGATCGCCGGGATAGAGGCGGGCGGCAGCGTCGCGACCCATCTCTACAACGCGATGCCGCCGCTGCACCACCGCGACCCGGGGCCGATCGCCGCGCTGCTCCAGGACGAGCGCGTCACGGTCGAGCTGATCAACGACGGCGTGCATCTGCACCCGGCCATGACGCGCCTGGCCTTCGAGGTCGCCGGCCCCGGCAGGACGGCGCTGATCACCGACGCGATGGCGGCGGCGGGCATGGGTGACGGCCTCTACGGGCTCGGCCCGATGAAGGTGGACGTGGTGGACGGGGTGGCCCGGCTGGCCGAGGGCGGCGCCATCGCGGGCAGCACCCTGACCATGGACGTCGCGTTCCGGCGGGCCGTGCGTGAGGTGGGCCTGTCACTGGCCGAGGCGTCCGAGATCGCCTCCCTGACCCCCGCCAGGGTGCTCGGCCTCGCCGACCGCCTGGGGTCCGTCTCGGTCGGCAAGCAGGCCGATCTGGTGGTGCTCACCGACGAGCTGGAGGTCTCCGGCGTGATGCGCAGGGGCTCCTGGATCACCGAACCCCGCTGA